The Candidatus Krumholzibacteriota bacterium genomic interval GCCTGACCCTTCTAAGCGAACCTCTCTCCGTAGGGCCACCGGCAAGGTGGAGCGTGTTAAAAAGAGTATAAAGCGAACTGACAGTGTAAGCTCCCGGTCTCATCACTTCTCCGCTTACGTATACTGTGACCGACCTGATCTTACCTAGGATCAGGTTCATTTCGAACTTTGAATATATCCTGCTGTAATGCTCAGCGAGCCTTTTCTCCGCCTCTTCGATCTTCAGCCCCCAGATCACCAGCTCTCCAGCCTTCGGGACAAAGACCTTACCCTCTCGATCGATCACCAGTTCCATTGTCAGATCGGCCGATCCCCAGAGGTTTACGACCAGATGGTCGCCTGGTCCAAGTGTATAGTCGGATGGAACCGGGATCTCCGAGGATGACACGAATTCAGCCGGCACGGATGAAAAAACGTCGATCCCGTAACGGGTGGGGGTTGTATTCGCATGCCTTTCGGGAGGCAGCACAGGTTCGCTGTCATTGTATATCTCGACAGTATTGGACTCCTTTTCAGAATCTTTCAACGCCGCCTGGTTTTCGATATATTTTCTATAAGCTTCTTTCTGAGCTTCAGTCTGAGCGCGCACCGCATCGGGAATCGAAAATATGACAACGACCGATAGCGCCGCCAGTATGATCCTTCTGAACATTTAACCTGTTCCTTCCTTGCATCGTATCTGGAAAATATTCCCGGACAATCCGGTTCCTGCCCCGGTAGTAACAATATCCATTCCACCGGTCGATATTCCCGCATTGATATCGGGCATCGCAACCTGTTGCGGGACAGCCATTAGCGAGGCTCCAAAGTCGCCTCGCGCCCGGGCGCTACGAAAATAACGGCCGACAGGGTATTTTTTTCCTTTGGTAGAGAGAAAAAAGGAAAGAATTTCCTTCAGAAATAAACAGTTAAGCTCCTTCACGACCATACCGATAGAACGTAAAGAACCAGCAAAGCTTCACATACAAAAGACATTGACGATCTGGGAAAACGAATGGAGAACTGATGGAATCTACTTTGGAAGAGATCAGGCAGTCTGAAGACAATTCAGTCGAGCCAGGCATAACGGATCGCGGTATGACCGAGCCGATACCAATCATCCGCCCCAACCTACCTCTATGGGAAAATGTCGAGAAACGCCTGAAAAAGATCTATTCATCGAGAATGCTGACAAATCACAGCACGGTCAGCGAACTCGAATCGACCGTCGCTCGCTATCTCGAGGTCGATCATGTCGTGGCCCTGTCATGCTGCACCTCGGGTCTGATGCTGGCGATGAAAGCTCTCGGTATAACCGGAGAGGTGATAGTCCCGAGCTTCACCTTCTCGGCAACCGGGCACGCGATCTACTGGGCGGGAGCAAAACCGGTCTTTGTCGACTGCAACAACAGGGACTGGAACATATCTATCGAATCGGCGATCCAGGCTTCATCGGAAGAGACATCGGCTATTCTCGCCGTCCACATCTTCGGCAATCCCGCTCCGGTGGCAGCCCTGGAGGAACTCGCCAAAGAACTCGGTGTCCCTCTGATATTCGATGCAGCTCACGCTTTCGGGGGAAGCGTTTCGGGAAGGATGACCGGCGGTTTCGGCGATGTCGAGATATTCAGCCTGAGTCCGACAAAATTGATTACTGGAGGAGAAGGCGGTCTTCTGACCACCAATGACAGCTCTCTCGCTGAACAGATCAGATACCTGCGTAATTACGGCAACAAAGGCGATTACGATTGTTTTCTGCCCGGACTCAACGCGAGGATGCCGGAGTTCAACGCGGCCCTGATACTCGAAGGACTTCCACTCGTCGCCGGAGAGATCGCCGAAAGGGAAAGACTGGCATCTGTCTACAGGGAAGAACTCTCCGGGATTCCCGGGATCGCGTTCCAGGAGATACCCGAGGGAAACCAGCACACATGGAAGGACCTGACTGTCACGATAGACCCCTATATCTTCGGAATGGACCGTGACAAACTGCATACCCTTCTGCATGAAGAGAATATCATGACAAAAAAATACTTCTATCCTCCTCTTCATAAACAAAGCGGTTACTCCGAGCTTCCGCAACGATCGGTAAAACTGACCGTGACGGAATGGTTGTCGAATAATGTCCTGACACTGCCCCTTTACTCGGCGCTGGGAGAGTCGGGAATCAGAAAGATCTCAGATGTCGTTAAGAAGATACACAGTGAAATCAAATGACCCTGGAAATCCTTGATCGGAGGATAAGATGCGTTTAGAAGATGAAAAAGTGCTCGATGCTCTTGAAGAACTTGTGGAAAGGGATCCGCTGACCAGGATCATCCATGGCGAGAATCGATATAAACACAGCAACGTCCTTCTTCTTGGCGGAGGGGGATTTCTTGGTACTGCCCTGGCGAGGCTTCTCATTGAAAACGAACATAACGTCACGGTCCTTGACCGGTTTCTCTATGGGAACAGATCGCTCGATTCGATCAGCAGTTCGGTAAAACTCAATATATATACCGGCGACATCAGGGACGTGGAACTACTCGAGACATTGATAAGAGGGAAAGATACCGTTATCAACCTCGCGGCCATCGTGGGAGACGAAGCATGCAGGATAAATCCGGCGGCGACCCGGCAGATAAATACTGAAGCAGTTGGTACTATTGCCAGGATCGCGAAAAAACAGGGAGTAAAAAGAATAATTCACGCCTCGACCTGCAGCACTTACGGTAAAGGCGAGAATAGCCTGTTGAATGAAGATTCCGAACTGCTGCCGCTCTCTCTCTATGCCGAAAGCAAGGTAGAAAGCGAAAAACTGCTCCTCGCCGAAACTGGAGGGGGCCATTCGCCGGCATGCTGTATCTTCAGGTTTTCCACACTCTTCGGATTCTCCCGCAGACCGCGTTTCGATCTCGTTGTAAACACCCTTACGGGAAACGCCTGGAAGAATGGAAAGATCAGGATATTCGGCGGGGCCCAATGGAGACCGCTTCTTCACGTCGCCGACGCGGCCAGAGCAATCAGGAAAGCGGTCGAATCAAGGCCGGAGAAGATCGCCGGCAAGATATATAACACCGGTGGAGAAGACCTGAACCTCACCATTAAGGAAGTCGGCGAGATCATCCGGAAACTCATCCCTGGCACTGAACTCGAGACCGACGAGCAGGTCTCGGACGAGCGGGACTACAGGATCGATTTTACCAGGATCCGTGAAGAGATGGATTTTACACCCGAGATATCGATCTCCAATGGCGTATTCGAACTCGTCCACGCTCTCGACAATGGAGAAGAAATCGATCCGGAACTGCCGGTCTATTCGAATTACAAGTGGTTGAACGCTAATACCGGTCTTCTTGAAACAGAGGCCGAGATTTTGATCTGACAAGTTCGTTTTTCCCCGGAAAGGGTCTATTCCGGGAGTACAGCGCGCCCCGTGTCTTAAATGATGTATACCAGCCCGCTCTTCCGATCGGCTGTCAGGCGCCTTCTCCCGGAACCCTGCCCGGGGATTTCCCTGATCAACCCGGCAGATACCTCAATCCGCGATAAACCAGTCTGAATCAAATATCGCGGGCAGGTGATAGATGACCTTCAGCAGGCGCAGTTCGTCTATCGAAGGATCATCAATATACGGCGCCGTCATCCCTATCATCAGGTGGCCGGGATCGAGACTGTGTTTGAGCCCGACGACATGCCCGAGCTCGTGGGCGAATATCATATGCCCTTTCAGATCTATCGGAGAGAGGGTATTCAGCAGGTATATCCTGATCTCTTTCTTCTTCGGAGTACCGTCCGGATTCTCCTCGACAGTCTCGACATGATGTTTAAGCTGTCCATCGTAGTAATAGACGATCTTGACATCGGCGACCTCGGGATACGCTGTCTCGGTAAACAGATCGAGACCGGTACCATCCTCCCAGGAGGCCATCGAACCACGCGCTACTTCCTGGATATCAACATCATTGTAGATCATGGGAGGATTATATATCGTCAGGGGCCAGTGGTCCCAACCGTAATACACCGTGGGACGCTCCAGAAGTCCTTCCGTGTCGGTCATATCCTTAAGAAGTATGAGAAAATCATCATACCTGCCCTCTACGCACGATTCAACGGGATAAGCCGGCAACATATAGAAATCGATCGTCAGATCGGCATTTATCTCTTCCATTTCACTCAGAAAATCATAGTAATCTCCCAGTATGCCATGCTCCGCCTCATCGCGGATCCGGATGACCTGGGCGTATTTTGGTAGATCGCTCAGGAAGTAATACCCGGAAGGATCTGTATCGGCGACAAGCATTCCCGCCGATACCATCATATCACCGGCTGTTTCTCCCGTACCTGCATCGTAGACATGTCCATCCATATCATAACCACGAACGAGCAGGCTGATGCAGTTGCCCATCGGTCCGAGGTTTCCAAAGTCATCGAGCGCTCTAGCCGTAACATAAAGATTCGTTCCCGGGTAACAGTTGAACGCCGTCATCGTCTCCACCGTTCCAGGCGGACCGGGATCGGGAGTCCCGTATTTGTAAGAAGCGTCAGACCAGTCGCTTTCCGTGATGATCGGGACAGTCGAAGTCTTGATCTTGTATCCGAATACTATTCCATCGTCCCCGTCATCACCGGGCGCGGTCCACTGAAGGAATATCGAACCTGCCAGATCGCCGGTCCATCCCTCAAGGTCATTAATGACCCCGGGATTGACAGTATCAGGATCCCCTGTGACGTTCACCGACCATGAAACTGAATCAGAATACTCCCAGTCCCAGACTATTCCCGTGACCTGGTAATCTCCGTTTTCCACGAAACTGTGGGAGATGTAGGAACTCTTTATCCACTTGCTTTCGTAATCCGTGTTGACTCCCTTGACGAGGAATTTGTACCTGAGATATTCCGGGTTCTCGTCGAGGGCTGATATCCTGAATTCGACAGGCCTCATGAGCAGGCACGAGAAAGACTCCATGTCGGGAAGGAATGATTTTATCACCGGTGGTTCGTTGAGGTCTTCTATCACCTCTACATACCAGTTGACCGAGACCTGTTCTCCACCATCACGGACCCTTGCCTGGATGTGATACCTGTCCCCCTTGATCGCGAAGAAATCAGCGGAATTCGAGGAACTGAGCATCGAATCCACGACCGATCCACTTATCGTCGAGACGACAAATTCATATGTCAACTCGTCCCCGTCGAGGTCGCTGGCCCAGACATCGAACGACACCATGTCTGTCGGCGCGTACAGGACAGTATCATTGCTCTGAGGGCTGAACGATTCTATCGTCGGAGGAATATTCGGCCTTACCGGATCGTTCTGGAAGATACAGGAGTTGAGAATCAAAAAGGGCAGAATGACTGTTATCGTTATAAATATATTTCTTTTCATTGACCCGACCTTTATCAACCGGTGGAGGTCTCACCCAATTGATAATCAATTTCAATAAGAAAAGAAAGATAATTCTTCAGACTGAACATATCGCAGTGGACGGCAGGATCGGTCTTATCCTATGATGATCTCGATCTTGATGTCAGGAAATGACTTATCGAAAGATCCAGGGCCTGAAAAAAGCTCTGTTCATCCGAGACCCTTATCTCGCATTTCGGACTTTCTCCGACAGATACGGTAAATATCTCGCTGTACGGGGAAAGTACTATCATCATTCCCCCTGGTCCGGAAAATCTCGTCTCGAAAAGAGCTGCCTCGACTTCGATCGAGGGAGATGACCTTATCAGGTAATCGCATATAGTATTGTAGAGGTCCCTGATCTTCGCCGGTTTGATCCTGGCGCCGTTCCCAGCGGCTTCCCTTATCCTGCTGTTATATGACTGCATCTCTTCTCTTTCTTCTGTCGTTCGACGCGATCGACTGGATAATACTGATCGCGATCCCCTTTATAAAAGGTGAGACCGGAGGTATACGCCTGCCAAGATCCTCCCCGAAATTCGAGGGTATCTCGAGATAACGCAGATCTCCCCCCTGATCCGGCTTCGGTGTCCTTTCCTCCCGGCTTATCAGAAAAACCGGTTGCCCTGGATATTTTTTGATGAACCCGGAGACGATATGGTCGATCGTGGAGTCCTCTTCGCCGAAATCAAAGACGGCAAAAACAGTCCTTTCCCTGTCCGATCGATCACTTTCACCGCTTTTTCCCGCGCGGAGAAAAGATATCCGCCTTATGGCACCATCCCGATCAAAAGAAGTCCCGTAACCGAACGCTTCTATTTTCATCTGTATACCAGACGGGAGGGAAAATGGATCTGAATACTGCTGAAGGTCTATGCGTCGCGCGGCATAGGAATACCTGAGGTGGTCATTGATTCTTTCCCTGAAACCCTTGACGTTTCCCATTGTCGTCGAGAGGTATTTTCCCGGTTCAAGCGAAAAATAATAACCGGCATTGGGCATCGAATCTCCTGATTCGAGAAGGGTGACCGGTATATTCTCCGAAGATACGGCCATCGCTATTCCGGCCGAAATATAAGCGCGGTAACAGGGCTCGCCTGATACATAGAGATATATCAGGCTTTCGAAAGACCGTTTCTCCTTTTCCCCGGGTCTGGATCTTCCCGAAAGGAAAAGATGTGAGACATCCTGAATTCGATTTGATCTTTTTCTTTCAGGCATCCGCTGATCTGCCATAACTGACCTAAACGATCAGAAGGGAGTTCTCCTGCCCGAACTCGTTCAGGACGGTGTCCACATTATTAGGATCCTTGATCCATACTCCATCAACAATAAACCTGTATTCGTAATCGCCTGGATCGAGGTTCATCATTATTTTCCAGGTCTCGTTGTCTTCGCTCTTCAGCATCCGGATCCCCTCGTGCGACCAGTTAGTGAATTCTCCGGTCAGGCTGACGCTTGACGCGTTTGGAGCGTTCAGCGTAAAGAGTACGCCTGATTCAACGACTTTCGGACCGTTAAGTTTTACCATCCAGTCCTTGATATTCTCAACCTCAAACGATGATGTCTTATCCTCCTCGAGTTCGCGCGCAAGGGATAGATACTCCCACTGCAACCTTTCGGATCTGGGCATCTCAAAGATCGATACACCCCTGAGGGCCGCTTCCTTGTATTTTACCGAATGACTGATCGTCGTATCGAGAAGTATCCCGGCGTGGTCGCGCTCGAGTTCCATAACGACATCTCGGGAAAATGTCGTCCTCTTCTCGATATTGTTTACGATTATATGGATATTCGTCTTGTGTTTCGTCTCGCTCTTGAGGACTTCAAGAGTCTCCATCAGTCTCGACAGACCCTGCAGAGAAAAATAGCTCGGTTCCACTGGAATCAGCACTTCTCCCGAAGCAAGCAGGGAATTGAAAGTCAGCAATCCCACATTTGGAGGAGAATCGATAACGATATAGTCATAATCTCCGTTGAGTCTTACAAGTTTTGACGCGAGCCTCATCTCCCTTCCGGGCTTGCCGGAAAGCTCCTGCTCGATGGCGCTGAGAATCGGAGATGAGGGAATTACGTCAAGGTTGTCGTCGATAGTAAAAAGAGCATCCTTGACCATCACCCTGGGGTTTTTCAGAAGATCATAAGTTGTATACTGGACATCATGGTAACTGACGTCAAGTCCAAGGGAAGCATGTGACTGAGGATCAAGGTCAATAAGCAGGACCCGCTTTCCGATCTCGCCGAAAGCGGCGGCGAGATTTATGGCAATGGTGGTCTTCCCGCAACCACCTTTTTGATTGATGACCGATACCGCTCGCATTTACGTATCCTCCTGTTCCAGTGAAACCGGCCGAATGATGCGCATCGGTGCTGATACCAAAACCGGATCAATCGTAATCGATCCGGCAGAAGAGATCATTTCGGTGCATTCTATATGATTCTATATCAGATATTATCTTTCGTGTCCGCTGATAAACCATATGTCTCATCTTCTCCACCAGCCCGTCCTTCACCCCCTGAACAGAAGTAGATTCTGCCGCAAACATATACTCCACCTGCATTTTCGGTCATCAATCAGAATCGTGTCAAGGGTTTTTTGCCTAATCAGTGAGTAATAAAGCGTTCGGCACTCAACCAGACGCCTTTTTAATAATAGAGAAGCGCCACCAGAATGCCGACTATGAATCCGCCTATCACCTCACCCCAGGTATGGCCTATCAGTTCCTGCAGTTCTTCGGCGTTGAGATGATGCGTCTCTCTCACCTTTTCGATGATCTCATTGAGTACCCTGGCCTGGTTCCCTACTTCCTGTCTCAACCCGGTAGCTTCGAAAATAAAATACAGGCTGAATACGACGGATATCCCGAAAAGGGGTGAACCGACTCCCTGGTAGACGGCGACTCCCGTGGTCAGCGTAGTCACGGTGGAAGTATGAGAAGAAGGCATTCCCCCCGAATCGAACATACGGAAAAAATGAAATCCTTTTTTCTGAATCAGATCGATAAATGGCTTAAGTATCTGCGCCGCGATCGCGCTTATCAGCGCCGCGATAGCTATATCATGTACCATTCAGTCGCCTCTCAATGCCGCCCTTGTCACGGTGCCAGTGCGCCAGCGGCCGATCTCAATCAGTTTCCTGGCCTTTTTTCCCCTTCGATCCACCATTCATGCAGGTTATGAAAACTGCTTATGGCGTCAGGTTCAGCGTCCCTGAACCTCTTGTGCAATATAAGCAACTCAGACCTTACATATAGAAAAGTATACGGCTGCTCGTCATAGATCATCCTCTGCGCTTTATAAAAAAGAGGCCTTGCTTCGTCGAAATCGAACTTGGAACAGGCAAGGGCGTTGAGGCTGTCGACAACGGGATTGCAATATTCAACCCTGTTGTACCCGCCTTCTTTCCTCGCCTCACAAGACCATATCGGAGAAAGATCAGCTTTTGTGCTCGCGCTCCACGCGCTGATGATGGCGTCAAAATCAGCCGCTTTGTGCTTTGAGAGCATCACGGTCCATTCCATCGTTACGGGAATCACCTTTACCCCTATTTTTTTCAACTGCTCCTGTACCATGATCTGGATATCTGCGCGAATCTGGTTTCCCTGATTCGTGAGCAGTTCGAACTCAAAACGCCTGCCATCCTTTTCGAGATAGCCGTCACCATCCGTATCTTTGAATCCCTCTTCGGCCAGTATCCTCGATGCTTTTACGGGATCATGAGGTATTGGTTCGATATCGGGGTCGTAGGCCCATATGACCGGAGGGAACGGGCCTATACATTCCTTCGCGAGGCCGTAATAAAGATTGTCTATTATCATCTTCCTGTCGATGGCGTGGCTCAACGCTCTCCTTACTTTCACGTTGTCGAATGGAGGTCTGGCGCCGTTCCATCCTATGTATACGTACCCTCTTCCGTCATACTCGATGATCCTGAGATCGGGATACTTGCTTCTGAGCATCTCCACTTCCGCCGGAGGCGCCGTTTCCATGCAGTCGATCTCTCCAGCCCTGAGCTGGGTGATAAGGGTCATCTGGTCAGGAATGATCTTGAAGATCACTTTGCTGAGATAAGGTTTTCCTCTCTCGTAATAACTTTCATTAGGTACAAGTGTCAGAGACTGTCCCTTGTCCCATTTCTCGATCCTGAACGGACCATTGACGGGAAACTCCTCTACGGGAACCGCCCCTATCATCGCTGGCTGGTATTTCTCTATGAAATGTTTAGGGAGTATAGGTCCGTCGTTGACATCCATGATCTGGTACGGATAGATATGATTGAAATGATATACAACGGTAAGATCGTCTATGACCTGTACGCTGTCTATGTATTTCTTAAGATGCCTTCCACTCCATACGGCAGATGGATCTATCTGGAGCTGGTAGGTGGCTTTCACATCGTGCGCCGTGACTTTCACCCCATCACTCCAGAAGACACCATCTCTGAGATGAAATGTCAGCTTCGAGCGGTCCCCGGAAAATTCCCATGATTCAGCCAGCCGAGGAGAGAAGGTCAGAAGATCGGAATTCTCTTTGAGAAGCAGAAGAAAAAGCTGCTGATAGATATCCCTTGCGTGCGAATCGGTCGTCTGCATCGGATTGAGGGATTCGTAAGCGCTCGTCTCCCCGATTATCAGCGTTCCTCCGCGCTGCGCGGCGTCCCTGCTCTCGGTACATGAATAGGATGACAGAAAGATTACTGCCGCGAGCGCGAGCGATATCGATATCTTCATGACTCTGCCTTTTTTCATTGATTCACCATCCTTGGCATTCCGCAAAAACGTTCTCTGTCGAATATTATATCAGCCTGTCATTTAAACAAAGGAAAAAGCTCTTCTTCTGCCGCACTTTCACCCCCTCCACCGCTTAAAGTGAACTGCCAGGGATCGGGGTGTAACGGCAGTCTTCCGGACTCCGGCGGCCTCCTTTGAGCGCGGGCGCGGGTGGTGTCGATCATTTCCTTGGCATAAATGACTGAAACGTTTATTATGTTCGCAATCGGGCCGGGAAACCCGTGTCGTCCTGTCCCGGCAAAAGCTGCCCCCCTGGTCCTGATAGGTCAGTACGGGGATATCGAGATCATCCGCGGCGCCCCGGCGCTGCAAGATTATCGGAAGAGACGAAATTGGTCAAAACCGGCTGCGACATACTTGCCGATGGCTCGTGCGATTCTCTCAGGGGACGGAGGATAGCCCTGCTTGCCAATCCCGCTTCTGTCTCGTCCCGCCTGGTCCACGTCGCCAGGATACTGCTTGAAAACGGGATCGGCCTTAATGCTATTTTTGGTCCGCAACACGGCTTCCGCGGTGATACGCAAGCCAACATGATAGAATGGGAAGGATATATCCACCCCATTTACGGGATTCCCGTCCACTCCCTTTACGGTAAGACGAGGAAACCTGCGCCCGGGGACCTTTCGGGAATCGATATGGTCGTGATAGACCTGCCCGATATCGGCGCGCGCCAGTATACGTACATCTGGACCGCGCTGATGATGATAGAGGAGTGTTCACGCCTGGGAGTAGAAGTGCTGATCCTGGACAGGCCTGATCCGATAGGAGGTTCTGTCGTGGAGGGGCCGGTACTGAGAGAAGAGTATTTCTCTTTTGTCGGTATGCACCAGCTCCCCGCCAGACACGGATTGACGATCGGTGAAGCTCTCCTTATGATAAGCCATCTGCGCGGACTGAGCGGCCAGATCAAAGTCATCGCCCTGGAAGAGTGGAAGAGAGACCTGTATTTTGACGGGACGGGGCTGCCTTGGGTCCTGCCCTCTCCGAATATGCCGACCCTCGAAACTGCGATCGTATATCCCGGAATGGTGCTGCTGGAAGGAACGAATATATCGGAAGGACGCGGCACGACCCGGCCTTTCGAGATAATCGGCGCGCCCTGGATAGATTCGGCCAGGCTTCTTTCCGCTCTGGAAAGATCTCACCATGAAGGTGTGGCATTTCGCCCACTGGAATTTTCACCCGCGTGGGATAAATATGCTGGCAGACTATGCCAGGGGATCCAGCTCCATGTGACCAGCCGGGAGCTCTTCAGACCTTTCAGAACTGCCGCCATCCTGATCAGAACGATCTCGGATCTCTTCGGGGATGATTTCGAATGGCTCTTGCCGCCATATGAATACGACGATTCGCATATGCCGGTAGACATCATCTCCGGCGGTCCTGATCTGAGGCTGGCGATAGATATGAAGTCTGACATGAATGACCTTTTCGACTCATGGAAAAACGATGAGAACGATTTTCTCGCGGCTAGAAGAGAATTCCTTTTGTACGAATAAGAGATGCCAGGGGAAAAAACGAAGCGGTTCTAGCGGGTATTTCCGGTGAAAGTGTGATATGGGGAAAAAAACGTTGAAGATCGCTGGAATGATCCTGGCAGCGGGGTTCGGAAAGAGGATGAGGTCTATTACTTCCTTCATCCCAAAACCGCTATTGCCCGTGCTCGGAGTTCCAATGATCGCCATCAACGCTGAAAAACTCTCTTCAGCGGGAGCATCTGTCCTCCACGTCAATATTCATCACCTTGCCGATGATATCGAAAAGATAGTTAAGAAAGAAAAATGGCCGATGACCCTCCACCGCGAGAAGACCCTGCTTGATACGGGAGGCGGAATCGGTAATATGGCGCTCTCTCTCGGCGACGAGGAACTCATTCTTCTTACAAATTCCGATATATTGACCAATATCCCTTTTCAGCCGGCCATCAGGTACCACATTGAGAGAAAAGCCCTTTTTACGATGATCCTTACCGGAGAAGACCTGTCACTTCCCGTATCTCACCGTCCGCCGCTTCACGTTCATTGTGGCGCTGATCGGTCCGTCCTGTCGTTCGCTCCCCTGGGCCCCGATGAGAGTGCTCCCGGTGGGTATTTTGGCTACACGGGGATGTCGGTCATATCGAGGGAAGCGATCGGATATTTCCCCCATGGAGAAAAAACAAGCCTGATAGAGGTCCTGAAGACTATAATAAAGGAGAAGCCTGGAGCAGTAGCAGGATTTGTCGTTCAGGAAAAATCGGGATTCTCCTGGGGCGAGACGGGGACGTGCTCTTCCTACCTCGATCTGCACCGAAGGATCCTTATTCATAGGGATCTTTTCTCACCCCTGCTCAAACCGCCCCCCCTGCCGCTCCACGCCGGCAGAGGTTCTTTCATTCCCCCCGACACGCGTTGGAAGGGTTTTCTTGAGATCGGTCAGAATGTCACGATCGGAAAAGGTTGCACGCTGATCGATTGCGTCCTCCTTGAGGATTCAGTTATCGGCGATGGAATAAAA includes:
- a CDS encoding DegT/DnrJ/EryC1/StrS family aminotransferase produces the protein MESTLEEIRQSEDNSVEPGITDRGMTEPIPIIRPNLPLWENVEKRLKKIYSSRMLTNHSTVSELESTVARYLEVDHVVALSCCTSGLMLAMKALGITGEVIVPSFTFSATGHAIYWAGAKPVFVDCNNRDWNISIESAIQASSEETSAILAVHIFGNPAPVAALEELAKELGVPLIFDAAHAFGGSVSGRMTGGFGDVEIFSLSPTKLITGGEGGLLTTNDSSLAEQIRYLRNYGNKGDYDCFLPGLNARMPEFNAALILEGLPLVAGEIAERERLASVYREELSGIPGIAFQEIPEGNQHTWKDLTVTIDPYIFGMDRDKLHTLLHEENIMTKKYFYPPLHKQSGYSELPQRSVKLTVTEWLSNNVLTLPLYSALGESGIRKISDVVKKIHSEIK
- a CDS encoding SDR family oxidoreductase, coding for MRLEDEKVLDALEELVERDPLTRIIHGENRYKHSNVLLLGGGGFLGTALARLLIENEHNVTVLDRFLYGNRSLDSISSSVKLNIYTGDIRDVELLETLIRGKDTVINLAAIVGDEACRINPAATRQINTEAVGTIARIAKKQGVKRIIHASTCSTYGKGENSLLNEDSELLPLSLYAESKVESEKLLLAETGGGHSPACCIFRFSTLFGFSRRPRFDLVVNTLTGNAWKNGKIRIFGGAQWRPLLHVADAARAIRKAVESRPEKIAGKIYNTGGEDLNLTIKEVGEIIRKLIPGTELETDEQVSDERDYRIDFTRIREEMDFTPEISISNGVFELVHALDNGEEIDPELPVYSNYKWLNANTGLLETEAEILI
- a CDS encoding AAA family ATPase, yielding MRAVSVINQKGGCGKTTIAINLAAAFGEIGKRVLLIDLDPQSHASLGLDVSYHDVQYTTYDLLKNPRVMVKDALFTIDDNLDVIPSSPILSAIEQELSGKPGREMRLASKLVRLNGDYDYIVIDSPPNVGLLTFNSLLASGEVLIPVEPSYFSLQGLSRLMETLEVLKSETKHKTNIHIIVNNIEKRTTFSRDVVMELERDHAGILLDTTISHSVKYKEAALRGVSIFEMPRSERLQWEYLSLARELEEDKTSSFEVENIKDWMVKLNGPKVVESGVLFTLNAPNASSVSLTGEFTNWSHEGIRMLKSEDNETWKIMMNLDPGDYEYRFIVDGVWIKDPNNVDTVLNEFGQENSLLIV
- a CDS encoding divergent PAP2 family protein is translated as MVHDIAIAALISAIAAQILKPFIDLIQKKGFHFFRMFDSGGMPSSHTSTVTTLTTGVAVYQGVGSPLFGISVVFSLYFIFEATGLRQEVGNQARVLNEIIEKVRETHHLNAEELQELIGHTWGEVIGGFIVGILVALLYY
- a CDS encoding peptide-binding protein, whose amino-acid sequence is MKKGRVMKISISLALAAVIFLSSYSCTESRDAAQRGGTLIIGETSAYESLNPMQTTDSHARDIYQQLFLLLLKENSDLLTFSPRLAESWEFSGDRSKLTFHLRDGVFWSDGVKVTAHDVKATYQLQIDPSAVWSGRHLKKYIDSVQVIDDLTVVYHFNHIYPYQIMDVNDGPILPKHFIEKYQPAMIGAVPVEEFPVNGPFRIEKWDKGQSLTLVPNESYYERGKPYLSKVIFKIIPDQMTLITQLRAGEIDCMETAPPAEVEMLRSKYPDLRIIEYDGRGYVYIGWNGARPPFDNVKVRRALSHAIDRKMIIDNLYYGLAKECIGPFPPVIWAYDPDIEPIPHDPVKASRILAEEGFKDTDGDGYLEKDGRRFEFELLTNQGNQIRADIQIMVQEQLKKIGVKVIPVTMEWTVMLSKHKAADFDAIISAWSASTKADLSPIWSCEARKEGGYNRVEYCNPVVDSLNALACSKFDFDEARPLFYKAQRMIYDEQPYTFLYVRSELLILHKRFRDAEPDAISSFHNLHEWWIEGEKRPGN
- a CDS encoding DUF1343 domain-containing protein, which encodes MVKTGCDILADGSCDSLRGRRIALLANPASVSSRLVHVARILLENGIGLNAIFGPQHGFRGDTQANMIEWEGYIHPIYGIPVHSLYGKTRKPAPGDLSGIDMVVIDLPDIGARQYTYIWTALMMIEECSRLGVEVLILDRPDPIGGSVVEGPVLREEYFSFVGMHQLPARHGLTIGEALLMISHLRGLSGQIKVIALEEWKRDLYFDGTGLPWVLPSPNMPTLETAIVYPGMVLLEGTNISEGRGTTRPFEIIGAPWIDSARLLSALERSHHEGVAFRPLEFSPAWDKYAGRLCQGIQLHVTSRELFRPFRTAAILIRTISDLFGDDFEWLLPPYEYDDSHMPVDIISGGPDLRLAIDMKSDMNDLFDSWKNDENDFLAARREFLLYE
- a CDS encoding NTP transferase domain-containing protein codes for the protein MGKKTLKIAGMILAAGFGKRMRSITSFIPKPLLPVLGVPMIAINAEKLSSAGASVLHVNIHHLADDIEKIVKKEKWPMTLHREKTLLDTGGGIGNMALSLGDEELILLTNSDILTNIPFQPAIRYHIERKALFTMILTGEDLSLPVSHRPPLHVHCGADRSVLSFAPLGPDESAPGGYFGYTGMSVISREAIGYFPHGEKTSLIEVLKTIIKEKPGAVAGFVVQEKSGFSWGETGTCSSYLDLHRRILIHRDLFSPLLKPPPLPLHAGRGSFIPPDTRWKGFLEIGQNVTIGKGCTLIDCVLLEDSVIGDGIKLERTIVFPGGEMKEQ